CTTAAAAAATGCCAACAGGCGTCGTTGAGACCGGCGGCACAGGAAAAAGTTGCGAACCGTTCAAGCCAAGCTGATGCGATTGCGCCCGCTCTGCTTGGAAATATACATGGCGGCATCGGCGACATCAAATAATTCATCGGCATCGGTGCTCGCTTCGAGATCGGCTACCCCACCCGAAAAACTGACCGAGAATTCCACCTCTTCTGCATGTTGGCGGATGTTGGCAAACGCCAGCCGCACCTGCTCGAGCACGCGCCGCGCGGTGCTGGCGGTAGTGTCGGGGAAAATGATGGCGAATTCTTCGCCGCCGTAACGACCGACAATATCGCTGCGGCGCAAGCGTTGACGCAACAGGCGCGCCAGCGTGCGCAGCACTTGATCCCCGGTAGCATGCCCATAGTTATCGTTGACTTGTTTAAAATTATCAAGATCGATCATGGCCAGTGCTAAGTGCGCACCATTGCGCCCGGCTTGCAGAATTTCCGAGGCCAATTGTTCTTTGATGGCGGTATGGTTGTACAAACCCGTCAAGCCATCGCGCATGATCAGCGCACGCAAGGAACGATAGCGTTCGGCCCGCGTCGAGAGTGAAGAAATCAGGTATTCCGGTGCCACCGGCTTGGTGATGAAATCATCGGCACCGGCACGCACGGCCAGCAATTGCTCACCGAGATCGGCTTCGCTCGATAAAAATACGATGGGCACATCGACATACGAATTATCTTGGCGTATCAAGTGCGAAAGTTCGACGCCACTACAGACCGGCATATACACATCAAGCAGCAAGAGTTCCGGACGAAATTCGGTCATCACACCGAGTATCTGGGTAGGATCATTGAGCAGACGGACATTCATGCCGGCATCACGCAAGATCGCCCCATAAAATTTCGAGGTAACGGTATCATCGTCGACGATCAGAATTCGGTAACCATTGCTGACATCACGCTGCAGTATCGCATCGATGCGTTCGGTCAGCGTCACCACATCAACGGGCTTGGTGAAATAGCCGTCGCCTCTGGCGCGCACCGCCAACAGCCGCGATTCGAAACTACTCGATTTGGATACGAAGATGGTCGGTATGCGCAAACGCTGCAGTTGTTCTATTTTTTGAATTTCTTCAGCACCGGCCAAGCGCCCTTCGGGGAAAATCAGCTCGATAACGATGACATCGGGGCGGCGCGTCGCCACGGCCAGCGCCAAGTCTTTGAGCAAGGCGATGCGCACGACTTCGTAACCGAAATGTTCGAGTTGTACCGTGATCGCCTGCTGCTGGCAACTGTCTTCATCGACCAAATAGATCAGGCGCGCCGAATCAGCCTCCAGCGTTTCCTCGGCATGACTGCGCGGTAGCTCTGCACTGTCATGCGCCGGTGTTTTGAGCGCTTCCAGCGCGGTTTGAAAATACTGCTTCATTTGCGCCGCAAAGGCCAACAGTTCACCGTGACTGGCCACGACTTGATCCAACCATGGTTTCATCTGTGACTCGAACACGCGCGCCTGCGCGCCGATGGCATCAAAGCCGAAAGTACCGGCGGAACCGGCCATCGTGTGTAAATGGCGGTGCAACACCACCAAGGCATCGCGGTTGCTACGATCGGCAATGTAAAGCTGCATGGCAGCAGAAATTTCTTCGAATTTAGACGGTAATTTCTGAACGAAAACGAGCTCAAGCGCGCGTAATTTTTCTTGCAAGCTGTCGATTTTTTCCGTCATTTACGCTCTTTCTTGCCATAACTTTAACACCTGAGCCGATAATTCCATGGGGTCGAAGGGTTTGGCGATGACGCCGATTGCGCCTAGGGATTTGTACAATTCCACTTCTGATGACTGTACTTTAGCAGTCATGAATACCACTGGGGTATTGCTGGTAGCAACAATGTTGCGCAATTCCAACAACGTGGTCGGGCCGTCCATATTCGGCATCATCACATCAAGCAGGAGTAAATCGGGACGGCAGTTGCCATGCACTTCGGCCAGCGCAGCGGCACCGGAACTGCAAATTGTCAGGCTGAACCCGCCGACGACTTCGAGCGCGATCTGCGCTACCGTTTGAATATCAGGATCGTCTTCGACATACAAAATATGCTTGAGGCTTGCAGATACCATGGAAACTCCTTATGCGAAAACGGCTGACTCGTTGAGTCAAGCATAAATCAAGATGGCAGGCATCACAATCAGATTCCTTGCGCAGTCTTGATATTGAATGAATATGGCGGCAGCGCCGCCTATTTGATCTCGAAATCGACCCGATTCGGCTGGCCGTGGTCGCTGATGCCATCGGCACTCAGTTTCGGTGCGATCAAGAATAAGCGTTCGCGCTCGATATGCTTGACCTGCTCGAGATAATCACGCACGCCATCGGCGCGTTTCTGCGCCAGCACGCGTAAGTCTTCGGCCGATACGCTGAGGTTTTTCAACAGCAGCTGTTCGGCTTCGGCGGTCGGCAAGCTGCGCGCTATACCCAAGACATTGCGCGGCTTGTCGAACTTGGCGGCGCGGTACAGCAGTTCTATATATTTACTGCGTTCGCTGTCTTCGAGCGTCAATTGTTCGGCTTTGATGCTGCGATCTTTCTGATGCATATCGCGCCATTTTTGCTCACGCAATTGACTGTCCAACAAATTGCGCCGCACGCCCTCGGTGTCGCTGGCGGGATCAACGCGGCCGATGATATCGAGCTTGAGGCCGCTGCGCTGCGTCAGTGCCTGGGCCAGATTGCCGAGTTTTTCCGTAGCCGCCGCGGCCAAGATGGACTGCCCCGGTTGAAATTCGATGTAAGCGAGTTCCGCACCACCGCCGAACATCGAACCGAGTAAAGAAAACGGTGAGGTGACGGCTTTGGTGATGACATTGACCAAGACTTTGAAGATGATGCCACCGACTGAAAACTGCGGATCCGATAAAGTACCGCTGATCGGCAGGTTGATCGCGATGCGCCCCTCATTATCGCGCAGCAAGGCGATCGCCAAGGTCAATGGTAATTTGGTCGCGGTTGGGCTATCGATACGCTCACCGAAAGTCAGTTGATCGAGATTGACCGAATTATTGGCATTGAGTTGGCCCTTCTCGATATGGTAGCTGACTTGCATAGACAGCTTGCCTTTTTCTATCGCATAACCGGCATACTTGGCCGCATACGGCGTCAAACGAGTCAGCTCCAAACCATTGGCACTGCCGGTGATGTCGATAAAAATCGGTGCCGACAGCGGATTAATGGCACCGGCAATCAGCAAGGGCGCGTCATCATCTACTTTGCCATGCAACTCCACATCGGCAGCTTGCGGATTGTCCGAGGCGATCAAGCCGATGTTACCGCTGAGATTGGTGAGATTGGCGCGGTAATTCGGTTTAATGAAATGATCGGTGAAGTTGATATTCCCGCCGAGCAGCGCGGTTTGGGCGATGCGGATGATGGCCGGTGCCGACGCTGGTGCCGACGTGGGCGCTGCTGCGCTGCTCAAAGCCGGCTGCGGGACAATGATATTTTCTAAATTCAAGCGCCCTTTATCAGACAAGATAACGCGGGCAAAAAAGTCATTCAAGGCCAATTTTTTTACACTTACCAGCGGCGCTGCCGCACCGAAACGCGCATGCACACCATCGAGGAGAATACCCTTCCACTCGAGGAAATCGTCATCGCTGCCAGGTTCAAACATGCGGAAGTCGTTCAAACTGAGGGCACCGTCGTAGCCGATTTCCGGTGTGGCTTGTAACAGCTTGCGCACTGTGAGCTGGCCTTTGGCATTGGCATCACCCTTATTCAATTCGACATTCAAATATTGGGAAAAATACGGATACAAAGCAGCTACCGGTAAGCTTTGTGCATCGATGGCAACATCGAGCGCCTGCCAGGCGCTGCCGAGCTGGCCCTTGAGATTAAACTTACCCTTGCGATTGAGCTGAGATTGCAAGCTGAATTGGGTCGCGCTCGAGGCATCGCTGCTGATGCCCGTCAATTGCAATCCGATCGCCTCGGCGCTCAGCGCCACCTGCGGCTGCACCGCATGGTCGGTAAAACGAATTTTCCCATCTTGCACAGAAAAACCGGCCAACATGACTTTCCAGGCCGGACTGGCAGGCGCAGTAGTGGCGGCCGACTTGCTGGCAGCCGGCGCTAACCAGTTCAGCATGCCCAAACGAGCTTGGGCATCGCGTTGTACATCGAGCTGCAAACCATTGACGGCCAATTTTTCCATCGTCACGCTGCGGGCACTGCTGTCAAGCGCCAAACCATCGAGCGCCAAGCTGGACCAGGCCAGACTGCCGTCGGCCGGTTTGCCTTGTACGCGCAATTTCTCCAGTTGCAAGGATAAAGCTTTGAGAGATAGATTCTGCTCATGCACGGCCAACTCAGTGCTGGCGTTGAGTACCCCACTGACTTGCGCGTGCAGGACAGGAGCGAGAAAACTCTGGTACGAAGCCAAAGCGATTTGTTTGAGTACCAGTTTGCCATCCAGACTGCCAGCATGCGGGGCAAACTGGCCACTGAATTCGAGCTGCCCGGCATCGCCGCTGGCCAAGCTCAGTTCGATACGTGCCGGTGCCGCCGTAGCGGCGCTGGCCAGCCCCTGCAGGTGCAGCGATATGTTTTGCAATTCGACTTGTTGCTGCGGTTGAGCATGCACATCGTCGCTGAAGTGTAATTGACCATCGGCGATGACGAGATCCTGCAGTTTTAGATTTGCTAAGGCCGACGGACTGGCCGATGGGCTGGTCGGTGCAGGCTTGGCGCTGCTGGCAGGAGCAAGGCTAGCCCAATTAAGGCCGGCTTTTCGACTGATCGCTAACCACACTTGCGGAGATTGCA
The sequence above is drawn from the Undibacterium sp. CCC3.4 genome and encodes:
- a CDS encoding diguanylate cyclase; amino-acid sequence: MTEKIDSLQEKLRALELVFVQKLPSKFEEISAAMQLYIADRSNRDALVVLHRHLHTMAGSAGTFGFDAIGAQARVFESQMKPWLDQVVASHGELLAFAAQMKQYFQTALEALKTPAHDSAELPRSHAEETLEADSARLIYLVDEDSCQQQAITVQLEHFGYEVVRIALLKDLALAVATRRPDVIVIELIFPEGRLAGAEEIQKIEQLQRLRIPTIFVSKSSSFESRLLAVRARGDGYFTKPVDVVTLTERIDAILQRDVSNGYRILIVDDDTVTSKFYGAILRDAGMNVRLLNDPTQILGVMTEFRPELLLLDVYMPVCSGVELSHLIRQDNSYVDVPIVFLSSEADLGEQLLAVRAGADDFITKPVAPEYLISSLSTRAERYRSLRALIMRDGLTGLYNHTAIKEQLASEILQAGRNGAHLALAMIDLDNFKQVNDNYGHATGDQVLRTLARLLRQRLRRSDIVGRYGGEEFAIIFPDTTASTARRVLEQVRLAFANIRQHAEEVEFSVSFSGGVADLEASTDADELFDVADAAMYISKQSGRNRISLA
- a CDS encoding response regulator, whose product is MVSASLKHILYVEDDPDIQTVAQIALEVVGGFSLTICSSGAAALAEVHGNCRPDLLLLDVMMPNMDGPTTLLELRNIVATSNTPVVFMTAKVQSSEVELYKSLGAIGVIAKPFDPMELSAQVLKLWQERA
- a CDS encoding DUF748 domain-containing protein, with product MLSWAFLPGYVKRIAIEQTQQQIGRKLELDTLNFSPLQLTLRIDGVRLYEADAKTLMFSAQSVLLNLSLSSLFHQALVVEEFQLSKPSLHLQRLDTHGRYNLSDILDKLAATPSSGAPLRFAIANIELHGGSVELDDHVLDKQFRVSELELGLPFISNFPKAINSVVEPKLSARINGAGFAMNARSTPFASSLETRLAIDLKKLDLAQFVGYLPISLPLEIRRAVLSTQLDLVFSRAKPAHIVLRGAVRLQDVLLNDLHASPLLQVAELRADIKSLDLLTSALELNRLQLQSPQVWLAISRKAGLNWASLAPASSAKPAPTSPSASPSALANLKLQDLVIADGQLHFSDDVHAQPQQQVELQNISLHLQGLASAATAAPARIELSLASGDAGQLEFSGQFAPHAGSLDGKLVLKQIALASYQSFLAPVLHAQVSGVLNASTELAVHEQNLSLKALSLQLEKLRVQGKPADGSLAWSSLALDGLALDSSARSVTMEKLAVNGLQLDVQRDAQARLGMLNWLAPAASKSAATTAPASPAWKVMLAGFSVQDGKIRFTDHAVQPQVALSAEAIGLQLTGISSDASSATQFSLQSQLNRKGKFNLKGQLGSAWQALDVAIDAQSLPVAALYPYFSQYLNVELNKGDANAKGQLTVRKLLQATPEIGYDGALSLNDFRMFEPGSDDDFLEWKGILLDGVHARFGAAAPLVSVKKLALNDFFARVILSDKGRLNLENIIVPQPALSSAAAPTSAPASAPAIIRIAQTALLGGNINFTDHFIKPNYRANLTNLSGNIGLIASDNPQAADVELHGKVDDDAPLLIAGAINPLSAPIFIDITGSANGLELTRLTPYAAKYAGYAIEKGKLSMQVSYHIEKGQLNANNSVNLDQLTFGERIDSPTATKLPLTLAIALLRDNEGRIAINLPISGTLSDPQFSVGGIIFKVLVNVITKAVTSPFSLLGSMFGGGAELAYIEFQPGQSILAAAATEKLGNLAQALTQRSGLKLDIIGRVDPASDTEGVRRNLLDSQLREQKWRDMHQKDRSIKAEQLTLEDSERSKYIELLYRAAKFDKPRNVLGIARSLPTAEAEQLLLKNLSVSAEDLRVLAQKRADGVRDYLEQVKHIERERLFLIAPKLSADGISDHGQPNRVDFEIK